One window of the Amycolatopsis mediterranei genome contains the following:
- a CDS encoding calcium:proton antiporter — MVAALRSALLSWTSVTPVLGVLVLALAWGRDLGPVFVAVVAVALGATVLAAVHHAEVVAHRVGEPFGSLVLAVAVTVIEVALIVTMMVSGGPEAGSLARDTVFAAVMITTNGIVGISLLVGARRYGSTLFNSEGSGAALATVTTLATLSLVLPAFTTSTPGPAFSPTQLTFAALASLVLYGTFVLTQTVRHRDFFLPVAADGAVKEDDHADPPSNRAALGSLALLLVALVAVVGLAKVESPAIEAGVRAAGFPQSFVGVVIALLVLLPETLAATRAAQRDRMQISLNLAYGSAIASIGLTIPAIALASVWLPGRLLLGLGSTQIVLLALTVVVSVLTVVPGRATRLQGGVHLVLLAGFLVLAINP; from the coding sequence ATGGTCGCCGCGTTGAGATCCGCCCTGCTGTCCTGGACCTCCGTCACCCCGGTGCTCGGCGTGCTCGTGCTGGCGCTCGCCTGGGGCCGCGACCTCGGCCCGGTCTTCGTGGCCGTCGTGGCCGTCGCGCTGGGGGCGACCGTGCTGGCCGCGGTGCACCACGCCGAGGTCGTCGCCCACCGCGTCGGGGAACCGTTCGGCTCGCTGGTACTCGCGGTGGCGGTCACCGTCATCGAGGTCGCGCTGATCGTCACGATGATGGTCTCCGGCGGGCCGGAGGCGGGTTCGCTCGCGCGGGACACGGTGTTCGCCGCCGTCATGATCACCACCAACGGCATCGTCGGCATCTCGCTGCTGGTCGGCGCCCGCCGCTACGGCTCGACGCTGTTCAACTCCGAAGGCAGCGGCGCCGCGCTGGCCACGGTCACGACGCTGGCCACGCTGAGCCTGGTGCTCCCGGCGTTCACCACCAGCACACCCGGACCGGCCTTCTCCCCCACCCAGCTGACGTTCGCGGCACTGGCGTCCCTGGTGCTGTACGGGACGTTCGTGCTGACGCAGACGGTGCGCCACCGCGACTTCTTCCTCCCGGTGGCGGCCGACGGCGCGGTCAAGGAGGACGACCACGCCGACCCGCCGTCGAACCGGGCGGCGCTGGGCAGCCTGGCGCTGCTGCTGGTGGCTTTGGTCGCGGTGGTCGGGCTGGCGAAGGTGGAGTCGCCGGCGATCGAGGCCGGGGTGCGCGCCGCCGGGTTCCCGCAGTCGTTCGTCGGCGTGGTGATCGCGCTGCTGGTGCTGTTACCGGAGACCCTCGCCGCGACGCGCGCGGCCCAGCGCGACCGGATGCAGATCAGCCTCAACCTCGCGTACGGCTCGGCGATCGCGAGCATCGGCCTGACGATCCCGGCGATCGCGCTGGCGTCGGTGTGGCTGCCGGGCCGGCTCCTGCTCGGCCTGGGCTCGACGCAGATCGTGCTGCTCGCGCTCACGGTGGTGGTGAGCGTCCTGACGGTGGTCCCCGGCCGCGCGACCCGCCTCCAGGGCGGCGTGCACCTGGTGCTGCTGGCGGGCTTCCTGGTGCTGGCCATCAACCCCTGA
- a CDS encoding LysR family transcriptional regulator: protein MDVQTLRLFREVAAGATVTETAVRAHLTQPALSRALRRLEHDAGAQLFRRSGRVLRLTPAGHAFKRHVDLALDQLDQGLREVGEIVAPDTGVVPLAFLHTFGTWLVPAVLRGFLREHPGTRFELRQHGEAGLEAELLDGTADLVITSGDPGHLQLHWSRLLVEPLRLAVPPHHRLAGRARVRLADVAAETFILLRPGYALRETTEQLCAEAGFAPRIGFEGDEVETLRGLVTAGLGVSVLPLPHTAAFPAPHLELTDVDAARDIGLAWAAGRNLPPPSETFRRHVLATVPPQFDRPQGTM from the coding sequence ATGGACGTCCAGACGCTGCGGCTCTTCCGCGAAGTCGCGGCCGGCGCCACCGTCACGGAGACCGCCGTGCGGGCGCACCTCACCCAGCCCGCGCTGTCGCGAGCCCTCCGGCGGCTCGAGCACGACGCCGGTGCCCAGCTCTTCCGCCGGTCCGGCCGGGTGCTGCGGCTGACGCCGGCCGGGCACGCCTTCAAGCGGCACGTCGACCTCGCGCTCGACCAGCTCGACCAGGGCCTGCGCGAGGTCGGCGAGATCGTCGCGCCGGACACCGGGGTCGTTCCGCTGGCATTCCTGCACACGTTCGGGACCTGGCTCGTCCCCGCCGTGCTGCGCGGCTTCCTGCGCGAGCACCCCGGGACCCGGTTCGAACTGCGGCAGCACGGCGAGGCCGGGCTCGAGGCGGAGCTGCTCGACGGCACCGCGGACCTCGTCATCACCAGCGGCGACCCCGGGCACCTCCAGCTGCACTGGTCCCGGCTGCTCGTCGAGCCGCTGCGGCTGGCCGTGCCGCCGCACCACCGGCTCGCCGGGCGCGCGCGGGTCCGCCTCGCCGACGTCGCGGCCGAGACGTTCATCCTCCTGCGGCCCGGTTATGCCCTGCGTGAGACGACCGAGCAGCTGTGCGCCGAAGCCGGGTTCGCCCCGCGCATCGGGTTCGAAGGCGACGAAGTCGAGACCCTGCGCGGGCTCGTCACCGCCGGGCTCGGCGTGTCCGTGCTTCCGTTGCCGCACACGGCGGCCTTCCCCGCGCCGCACCTGGAACTGACCGATGTGGACGCTGCGCGCGACATCGGGCTCGCCTGGGCGGCCGGGCGGAATCTCCCGCCGCCCAGCGAAACCTTCCGCCGGCACGTCCTCGCCACCGTGCCCCCGCAATTCGACCGTCCACAAGGGACGATGTGA
- a CDS encoding pyruvate dehydrogenase, translated as MATVAEQLVRTLRDAGVERIYGIVGDSLNPIVDAVRRTDGIEWVHVRHEETAAFAAAAEAQVTGKLAVCAGSCGPGNLHLINGLFDAHRSGAPVLAIASHIPSNQIGTGFFQETHPDRLFAECSHFSEVVADPAQLPRLLRIATQAAVGKGGVAVLTVPGDLADRKAAGPLTERLPLVTPSPAVPSPETVRELADLLNSGEKVMLFAGAGVRGAHEEVMALAEKLAAPVGHSLGGKEWIQYDNPFDVGMSGLLGYGACYDAMHEADRIVLLGTDFPYDNFLPQARTIQLDHDTSRLGRRTPLDLAVHGDVRETLRALLPLLRPRTDRAFLDRMLREHVRKLEKVVGAYTTKIEHRRPIHPEYVASVLDEVAADDAVFTVDTGMGNVWAARYLTPNGRRRVLGSFRHGSMANALPHAIGAQLSQPGRQVVSLSGDGGLAMLMGDLLTLPAYDVPVKVVVFNNATLGMVKLEMLVDGLPDFGTDHAPVNFAAIAAACGVFSERVEDPGDVRGALEKAFAHPGPAVVEVVTDPNALSIPPRITGEMVRGFALGATKTVLNGGVGKMVDLARANLRNTPRP; from the coding sequence ATGGCTACCGTGGCAGAACAACTGGTCAGGACCCTGCGCGACGCCGGGGTCGAGCGCATCTACGGCATCGTCGGGGACAGCCTGAACCCGATCGTCGACGCGGTCCGCCGCACCGACGGCATCGAGTGGGTGCACGTCCGCCACGAGGAGACGGCCGCCTTCGCCGCGGCGGCCGAGGCGCAGGTCACCGGCAAGCTCGCCGTCTGCGCGGGCAGCTGCGGGCCGGGCAACCTGCACCTGATCAACGGCCTGTTCGACGCCCACCGGTCTGGCGCGCCGGTGCTGGCGATCGCGTCGCACATCCCGTCGAACCAGATCGGCACCGGGTTCTTCCAGGAGACCCACCCGGACCGGCTCTTCGCCGAGTGCAGCCACTTCAGCGAGGTCGTGGCGGACCCGGCCCAGCTGCCGCGGCTGCTGCGGATCGCCACGCAGGCCGCCGTCGGCAAGGGTGGCGTCGCGGTGCTGACCGTCCCGGGCGACCTCGCCGACCGCAAGGCCGCCGGCCCGCTCACCGAGCGCCTCCCGCTGGTGACGCCGTCGCCCGCCGTGCCTTCTCCGGAGACCGTCCGGGAACTCGCCGACCTGCTGAATTCCGGCGAGAAGGTGATGCTGTTCGCCGGCGCGGGCGTGCGCGGCGCGCACGAGGAGGTCATGGCGCTGGCGGAAAAGCTCGCCGCGCCGGTCGGGCACTCGCTCGGCGGCAAGGAATGGATCCAGTACGACAACCCGTTCGACGTCGGCATGAGCGGCCTGCTCGGCTACGGCGCCTGCTACGACGCGATGCACGAAGCCGACCGGATCGTGCTGCTGGGCACGGACTTCCCGTACGACAACTTCCTCCCGCAGGCCCGGACGATCCAGCTCGACCACGACACCTCGCGCCTCGGCCGGCGCACGCCGCTGGACCTGGCGGTGCACGGCGACGTGCGCGAGACACTGCGCGCGCTGCTCCCGCTGCTGCGGCCCCGCACCGACCGGGCGTTCCTCGACCGGATGCTGCGCGAGCACGTGCGGAAGCTGGAGAAGGTCGTCGGCGCGTACACGACGAAGATCGAGCACCGCCGCCCGATCCACCCGGAGTACGTCGCTTCGGTGCTCGACGAGGTCGCCGCCGACGACGCGGTGTTCACCGTCGACACGGGCATGGGCAACGTCTGGGCCGCGCGGTACCTGACACCGAACGGCCGCCGCCGGGTGCTGGGGTCCTTCCGGCACGGCAGCATGGCGAACGCGCTGCCGCACGCGATCGGCGCCCAGCTGTCCCAGCCGGGCCGCCAGGTCGTGTCGCTGTCGGGCGACGGCGGGCTCGCGATGCTGATGGGCGACCTGCTGACGCTGCCGGCGTACGACGTCCCGGTGAAGGTGGTGGTGTTCAACAACGCCACGCTCGGCATGGTGAAGCTGGAGATGCTGGTGGACGGCCTCCCCGACTTCGGCACCGACCACGCCCCGGTGAACTTCGCGGCGATCGCGGCGGCCTGCGGCGTGTTCTCCGAGCGCGTCGAGGATCCCGGCGACGTGCGCGGCGCGCTGGAGAAGGCGTTCGCCCACCCCGGCCCGGCGGTGGTCGAGGTGGTGACCGACCCGAACGCGCTGTCGATCCCGCCGCGGATCACCGGGGAAATGGTGCGCGGGTTCGCGTTGGGGGCGACGAAGACGGTGCTCAACGGCGGTGTCGGCAAGATGGTCGACCTGGCGCGGGCCAACCTGCGCAACACCCCGCGGCCGTAG
- a CDS encoding HNH endonuclease family protein, producing the protein MPRTRALVLLAVLVGSSVTGCKLADGLASGGSLTQAPGTVAAPPIAPAEARNELGALQIAVRGTMDGYSRDEFPHWDKVDANCDVREQVLKRDGQNVQTDAQCAPKSGTWVSPYDGETWHKASDVDIDHMVPLGQAWISGAKSWTRERREQFANDLVRPQLKAVTDNLNEQKSDKAPDAWKPPLVSYWCAYATDWIVVKHDYGLTITVPEKNALAGMLDHC; encoded by the coding sequence ATGCCGCGCACCCGAGCGCTTGTCCTTCTCGCCGTCCTCGTGGGTTCGTCGGTCACCGGCTGCAAGCTCGCCGACGGACTCGCTTCCGGCGGCTCCCTGACCCAAGCGCCCGGGACGGTCGCCGCCCCGCCGATCGCGCCCGCCGAGGCGCGCAACGAGCTCGGAGCGCTGCAGATCGCCGTGCGCGGCACCATGGACGGCTACAGTCGCGACGAGTTCCCGCACTGGGACAAGGTCGACGCGAACTGTGACGTCCGGGAGCAGGTGCTCAAGCGCGATGGCCAGAACGTCCAGACCGATGCGCAGTGCGCCCCGAAGTCGGGCACCTGGGTCAGCCCCTACGACGGCGAGACCTGGCACAAGGCGTCCGATGTGGACATCGACCACATGGTGCCGCTGGGTCAGGCCTGGATCAGCGGCGCCAAGAGCTGGACGCGGGAACGCCGCGAGCAGTTCGCGAACGACCTCGTCCGCCCGCAGCTGAAGGCGGTCACCGACAACCTCAACGAGCAGAAGAGCGACAAGGCGCCGGACGCGTGGAAGCCGCCGCTCGTGTCGTACTGGTGCGCCTACGCCACCGACTGGATCGTCGTGAAGCACGACTACGGCCTGACGATCACGGTGCCGGAGAAGAACGCCCTCGCCGGCATGCTCGATCACTGTTAG
- a CDS encoding fructosamine kinase family protein encodes MSDSGDVREAVLDDGREVVVKRGHAPGATAAEAAGLRWLAAAGTVPIPTVHSHDRDRLVIDRVPAGRPSAAAAERFGRGLAGLHSAGAPAFGAPPPDGPAAAWIGRAPMANVPADDWASWYAADRVLPYVRLARDAGTFGPSEAALFERACTRIPASAEPPARLHGDLWNGNVLWDGREAWLIDPAAHGGHRETDLAMMHLFGCPHLDRILGAYRADAPLADGWEERIGLHQLFPLLVHTVLFGQSYAGQALAAARSF; translated from the coding sequence ATGAGCGACTCCGGAGACGTCCGCGAAGCGGTCCTCGACGACGGCCGCGAGGTGGTGGTCAAGCGCGGGCACGCCCCCGGCGCCACCGCCGCCGAGGCCGCGGGGCTGCGCTGGCTGGCCGCGGCGGGCACGGTCCCGATACCCACCGTGCACAGCCACGACCGGGACCGGCTGGTGATCGACCGCGTCCCCGCCGGTCGCCCGTCGGCGGCCGCGGCGGAACGGTTCGGCCGCGGGCTGGCCGGGTTGCACAGCGCGGGCGCCCCGGCGTTCGGTGCACCGCCGCCGGACGGACCGGCGGCGGCGTGGATCGGCCGGGCACCGATGGCCAACGTGCCGGCGGACGACTGGGCGTCCTGGTACGCGGCCGACCGCGTGCTGCCCTACGTTCGGCTGGCGAGGGACGCGGGCACGTTCGGCCCGTCCGAAGCGGCGTTGTTCGAGCGGGCCTGCACGCGGATCCCGGCCTCGGCCGAGCCGCCCGCGCGGCTGCACGGCGACCTCTGGAACGGCAACGTCCTGTGGGACGGGCGCGAGGCGTGGCTGATCGACCCGGCCGCCCACGGCGGGCACCGCGAGACGGACCTGGCCATGATGCACCTGTTCGGCTGCCCGCACCTGGACCGCATCCTCGGCGCCTACCGGGCAGATGCCCCGCTGGCGGACGGTTGGGAGGAGCGGATCGGGCTGCACCAGCTGTTCCCGCTGCTGGTGCACACCGTCCTGTTCGGACAGTCCTACGCCGGCCAGGCGCTGGCGGCGGCCCGCTCGTTCTAA
- a CDS encoding MmcQ/YjbR family DNA-binding protein has translation MTVQVRELEQLLGRLAEVQRSEARDYSSFSVRGTRFGYFWPRTRTVGLKQTVSEQLALVSERPDVFEVQFTAGGFGWVVVYLDGVDADELAELLYEAWRLSAPEELVAEVPFTRIARA, from the coding sequence GTGACGGTCCAGGTCCGGGAACTCGAACAGCTGCTCGGCCGGCTGGCGGAGGTCCAGCGTTCGGAGGCGCGCGACTACTCGTCGTTCAGCGTGCGCGGCACGCGGTTCGGCTACTTCTGGCCGCGGACGCGGACCGTCGGTCTCAAGCAGACCGTGTCCGAGCAGCTGGCGCTGGTTTCGGAACGGCCGGACGTGTTCGAGGTGCAGTTCACCGCCGGCGGCTTCGGCTGGGTGGTCGTGTACCTCGACGGCGTCGACGCCGACGAACTCGCCGAGCTCCTCTACGAAGCCTGGCGGCTGTCGGCGCCGGAGGAACTGGTCGCCGAGGTGCCCTTCACCAGGATCGCCCGGGCGTAG